The following are from one region of the Carnobacterium gallinarum DSM 4847 genome:
- a CDS encoding nucleoside triphosphate pyrophosphohydrolase family protein has product MEFNDYQKLANRTLYGNEQVLTNCALGVASEAGEVVDLIKKYTFHGHDLDKKALTKELGDVLWYLSQIAEWADIPFENVAIQNIEKLEKRYPDGFSKEASQNRQD; this is encoded by the coding sequence ATGGAATTTAATGATTATCAAAAATTAGCCAATCGAACACTTTATGGAAATGAACAAGTTTTAACCAATTGTGCATTAGGTGTTGCAAGCGAGGCTGGTGAAGTTGTCGATTTAATTAAAAAATATACATTCCACGGTCATGATTTAGATAAAAAGGCATTAACGAAGGAATTAGGAGATGTTCTTTGGTATTTGTCACAAATTGCTGAATGGGCTGATATTCCTTTTGAAAATGTTGCCATTCAAAATATTGAAAAATTAGAGAAACGCTATCCGGATGGGTTCTCAAAAGAAGCTAGTCAAAATCGTCAAGATTAA